The following DNA comes from Clostridia bacterium.
AAAAAGCATTGCCTCGTTATATCGAGGTTAACAAAGAAAACTATTATAGCAAATCTGTAATAACTGCATATAAGGAGTTCACAAAAGCTATTACAGAATTGAGTAACAAAGAACGTATAAGCAAAAATGGAATAGACCAATTATTATGGTATTATTATAAAGGACACGATTTGATTAAATAAGAGTTTTAAGATGCACCCCTTTTGGTGCATCTTTTTTCTTATCCTCCATATAGGTGATAACATATGAACATCAAAATACTGAGCAGAACAAAAGCGGTCAAGCTGAGTTACAAAGATCTTGAAGGCACAAAGGTAATAATTTCGATAAGCGACCCAGAGAGCGAAAGGGCGCACTTTAATAGGGAGAATAATTCGATCAAAGAGGTGCTGTATCTTTCTTTTTATGACGTCGGCGAAGAAACAATGGATGCTTTCGGCACCGGCGGACGTATGACTGCCGACGACGCCAAAAAGACAGCCCGTTTTGTTATTAAGTGGAAGGATATGGCCGACGCGATCTGGATAAATTGCGAGGCCGGCGTCTCGCGCAGCGCAGGCATTGCCTTGTCGATAATGGAATATCTGAATATGGATCTTAGTCCTGTACTAAAGAGCACGGTCTATTGTCCGAATATGCTCTGTTACGAGC
Coding sequences within:
- a CDS encoding dual specificity protein phosphatase family protein, which codes for MNIKILSRTKAVKLSYKDLEGTKVIISISDPESERAHFNRENNSIKEVLYLSFYDVGEETMDAFGTGGRMTADDAKKTARFVIKWKDMADAIWINCEAGVSRSAGIALSIMEYLNMDLSPVLKSTVYCPNMLCYELTKKALSEALDG